The following is a genomic window from Prunus persica cultivar Lovell chromosome G7, Prunus_persica_NCBIv2, whole genome shotgun sequence.
gtgaaaattatgaatttttagaAACACACAATCCCATACCAAAGAAAGGAATATTTAAAACAACTGTAAATAAGTGACCCTAAATTTctccttttcaaaaaaagaaaagaaaaagtgaccTTCATTATCATCATACTTGGAACATACCCGGTACTGCAAGCCTCACTCAACATACTGACTGAATCCGCTGTGATGACAAAAGCATCCGCACAGGCTAAATGGCCCATGTGTGGATTACAACCTAAGCAGtattacataaaaaataaaataaaaaatatcaatatttcCCCTCTTCTGTACACACATAACATAGATACATAAATAGATGCATGTATTCTAAGAATAAGGCAACTAAGTACCTTCACCATCCCAAATGTAGACTTTTGGATTAGTACCGAATTCTTTCATCAAAATTCTGGACAACTGTTGAAAACGTGTACCAGAGAAAGTAAGTATGCGTCCATAAAGCCTCTAAAGGATCTACTCTCAAAGGAGCACTAGTACCTTCTCAGGAGTTCTCCTAGAGAAAGATATTCTCACACATCCACAGCTCCAAAGAACATTCTGCAGCATAGCTGCTAACCTTTTCCCAAGATCGACACCATATGAACAGTTTCCTATGAAAACAATACGGATGCATTTTGAttatcttttaaataaaagacatACAGGGAGAAACAGCTTGACCAATGTAAAAATACaagagaggttcaaaatgtaattttaacAAACCCATAACTCTTGAGCTACTGACATAGCAACGCCAGATCACAAGTATGAAAGATAGCTGTACTCAATAAAACAGTACAGCACTAAAAAATGTGATTTCCTAGCAATGTCAGGATTTATATAATCAAACTAAACATTACAGAATGACTTTTGCTGGTAATCCTGTAAGCAATTCCGTAAAACGAAAAAGCAAATAAAAGGCAACCACAACATTAAAAATGATATAAATCCATCACAGTCATCCCCTTATAAAGATGACAACATGAAAATCATGATGGATTCTTAGACGAAAAATATTACTTGCAGGGCCTCCAATATTAACCACAAGCAAAGGTCTCGGAAGTGGTGCTAATTCAGCATGCCAGGCAGATGCAGCATTCCTAAGTGCAGTGAAATCCGCCTGATGAAGTGCTCCCACTGTGAGAACCTGAAACTCATAGAAGTGAACCTGTCAACACAATTATTCTAGAAAGGCATTTGTACAGATCCTATTCAACCAAAATACTCACCACATTACTGCCAGGTGGTTCACGTGGGGTAATCCACCTCCGCAGAAACCAAGGGATTTGTCCCTGTCCCTCTGGAGTCAAGGGGTAATAATCATGGAGAGGAGTTATCACCAAATCAAACCTATTCAG
Proteins encoded in this region:
- the LOC18770193 gene encoding mitochondrial fission protein ELM1 isoform X4, whose translation is MAEMFQGGVHRASRIRRAVVIGNGFAGAENQSIGLVRALGLWGRQSVYRVTRPRGGINEWLHWLPLSLHRKVMPLPAERTAQASHPDVLEADAKQIAEMARQTFDTDGPLLVVASGRDTIPVSSAIKHLAPENVFVVQIQHPRSHLNRFDLVITPLHDYYPLTPEGQGQIPWFLRRWITPREPPGSNVVLTVGALHQADFTALRNAASAWHAELAPLPRPLLVVNIGGPARNCSYGVDLGKRLAAMLQNVLWSCGCVRISFSRRTPEKLSRILMKEFGTNPKVYIWDGEGCNPHMGHLACADAFVITADSVSMLSEACSTGYVPTNLFM